One genomic region from Drosophila subpulchrella strain 33 F10 #4 breed RU33 chromosome 2R, RU_Dsub_v1.1 Primary Assembly, whole genome shotgun sequence encodes:
- the LOC119549440 gene encoding E3 ubiquitin-protein ligase Smurf1, giving the protein MNKLDYPRRNGTHKVRITILCARNLARKDLFRLPDPFAKVQVDGTGQVYSTEISKSSLDPKWNAHYDLFLGIGDAITITVWNQRKIHKGSGFLGCVRIPAFNIQSLKGAGFQRLDLGKLSPDDDELVRGQIIISLLSKDGPSSGNPLAIVGPSGDVRGPSEDDSSEDSLPEGWEERRTDNGRIYYVNHATKSTQWDRPRHPGVVGGSSQATSPHQRHNTHNGNGGDRQAPAGPTRSTTCTNLMNNGHRSRDLAVTASDERRHSTEILSSVGKENTSPTTPVSATTTPGKKNSSSNSSSSSGGRTLEQRQSNEPATPTSSTTSASVRLHSNDNHVKTPKHQTNGHAQPEATPTSPTGQQNYVNGNAQNGSGSANGSGQAAQPQSASNGWTQEDAATTSPTSTTTTPPRHSQSPPTPNTSPPASMTPSSNGNVHSPNANSTPSGGSRSYTAATPGQRSQRRSSRQQGEESSTRRRSSRGTRNGGTSGGGGGGSGQRYASAAIAAANQAARPFLDLPPGYEMRTTQQGQVYFYHIPTGVSTWHDPRIPRDFDTQHLTLDAIGPLPSGWEQRKTASGRVYFVDHNNRTTQFTDPRLSGSILQMIRRGAVPPPAAASAGTPAPPAATPAPATPSATAAVPAQPAPANNVTTTTTTTTTNPPHRIVPDLPQGLLEGADLLPKYRRDLVGKLRALRTELQTMQPQSGHCRLEVSRNEIFEESYRLIMKMRAKDMRKRLMVKFKGEEGLDYGGVAREWLHLLSREMLNPQYGLFQYSRDDHYTLQINPDSGVNPDHLSYFHFVGRTLGIAVFHGHCLDGGFTTPFYKQLLNKPITLGDIEGVDPDLHRSLTWMLESNISGIIESTFSVENNSFGALVVHELKPGGASIAVTEENKREYVKLYVNYRFMRGIEQQFLALQKGFCELIPSHLLRPFDERELELVIGGISSIDVNDWRNNTRLKHCTNETTQVLWFWQVVESYSSEMRARLLQFVTGSSRVPLQGFRALQGSTGAVGPRLFTIHLTADVPTQNLPKAHTCFNRIDLPPYETYQLLCDKLTQAVEETCGFAVE; this is encoded by the exons GATAACCGTTTGGAATCAGCGAAAGATCCACAAGGGCAGTGGATTTCTGGGATGTGTGAGGATACCCGCATTCAACATACAGAGCCTGAAAGGAGCTGGCT TTCAACGCTTGGACCTGGGCAAACTTTCGCCGGATGACGATGAGCTGGTGCGTGGTCAAATCATAATTTCGTTGCTCTCCAAGGATGGACCCAGTAGTGGCAATCCCCTGGCCATTGTGGGACCCAGTGGCGATGTGCGTGGACCCTCGGAAGATGACTCTTCGGAGGACAGTTTGCCGGAGGGCTGGGAGGAGCGTCGCACGGACAATGGACGCATTTACTATGTGAACCATGCGACCAAGTCCACGCAGTGGGACAGGCCCAGGCATCCAGGAGTGGTGGGAGGGAGCAGCCAGGCTACTTCGCCGCATCAACGCCACAACACACACAACGGCAATGGCGGTGATCGACAGGCGCCGGCTGGACCAACGCGCTCCACAACCTGCACGAATCTGATGAACAACGGCCATCGCAGTCGCGACTTGGCTGTGACGGCCTCGGACGAACGCAGGCACTCCACGGAGATCCTGTCCAGCGTGGGCAAGGAGAACACCAGCCCCACCACACCTGTTTCGGCCACAACAACGCCCGGCAAAAAGAATTCCTCATCGAACTCCTCATCCTCGTCGGGAGGTCGCACTTTGGAGCAGCGTCAGTCAAACGAACCGGCTACGCCCACCAGCAGCACGACATCTGCGTCGGTTCGCCTGCACAGCAACGACAATCATGTGAAAACGCCAAAGCACCAAACGAACGGGCATGCCCAGCCAGAGGCCACGCCCACATCTCCTACGGGTCAGCAGAACTATGTGAATGGAAATGCTCAGAATGGCAGCGGCAGCGCAAACGGAAGTGGTCAGGCAGCGCAGCCCCAAAGTGCTAGCAACGGGTGGACACAGGAGGATGCCGCCACGACGTCGCCAACTTCAACGACGACCACTCCTCCCAGGCACAGTCAGAGTCCGCCAACCCCAAATACATCGCCACCAGCTTCAATGACTCCCTCGTCCAATGGAAATGTGCACAGCCCCAATGCAAACAGCACACCAAGTGGAGGTAGTAGATCCTACACAGCAGCCACACCCGGTCAGCGTTCCCAGCGTCGCAGTTCGCGGCAACAGGGTGAGGAGTCCTCCACGAGGCGGCGATCCTCGCGAGGAACTAGAAACGGTGGCACCTCgggcggcggcggtggaggATCTGGCCAGCGGTACGCCTCAGCAGCCATTGCCGCTGCCAATCAGGCAGCTCGTCCTTTTCTGGATCTGCCGCCAGGCTATGAAATGAGGACCACACAACAAGGCCAGGTGTACTTCTATCACATACCCACGGGCGTTTCTACGTGGCACGATCCACGGATACCCCGTGACTTTGACACCCAGCATCTAACGCTGGATGCGATTGGACCATTGCCGAGTGGCTGGGAGCAGCGGAAGACGGCCTCGGGAAGGGTTTACTTCGTGGACCACAACAATCGAACCACACAGTTCACGGATCCCCGGCTAAGTGGCAGTATTTTGCAGATGATTAGACGGGGAGCCGTGCCCCCGCCGGCTGCTGCGAGTGCAGGCACACCTGCTCCGCCAGCTGCTACTCCTGCGCCGGCCACTCCTTCGGCCACAGCAGCCGTTCCAGCCCAGCCAGCACCAGCGAACAACGTAACTACAACGACGACCACAACCACAACAAACCCGCCCCATCGCATTGTTCCGGATCTGCCGCAGGGATTGCTCGAGGGCGCCGATCTCCTGCCCAAGTATCGACGCGATTTGGTGGGCAAGCTGCGAGCTCTGCGCACCGAGCTGCAAACGATGCAGCCGCAATCCGGACACTGCCGCTTGGAGGTGTCGCGCAACGAGATTTTCGAGGAGAGCTATAGACTGATTATGAAAATGCGGGCCAAGGACATGCGAAAGCGTCTGATGGTTAAGTTTAAGGGCGAGGAGGGCCTGGACTACGGTGGCGTGGCGCGCGAGTGGCTGCACCTGCTCTCCCGCGAGATGTTGAACCCCCAGTACGGCCTATTCCAGTACAGTCGGGATGACCACTACACGCTGCAGATCAATCCGGACTCTGGAGTGAATCCCGATCACCTGTCCTATTTCCATTTCGTGGGACGCACCCTGGGCATTGCCGTGTTCCATGGTCACTGTCTGGATGGTGGGTTCACCACACCCTTCTACAAGCAGCTGTTGAACAAACCGATTACGCTTGGTGATATTGAGGGCGTGGATCCGGACCTGCATCGCAGCCTCACCTGGATGCT GGAGAGCAACATCAGCGGCATCATCGAGTCCACATTCAGTGTGGAGAACAATAGCTTTGGTGCTCTGGTGGTGCACGAATTGAAGCCCGGAGGTGCCTCAATCGCTGTGACGGAGGAGAACAAGCGGGAGTATGTCAAGCTCTATGTAAACTATCGTTTCATGCGCGGCATCGAACAGCAGTTTTTGGCTTTGCAGAAAG GTTTTTGTGAGCTTATACCCAGCCATCTCTTAAGACCGTTTGATGAGCGCGAACTGGAATTGGTCATTGGCGGCATCTCCAGCATCGATGTCAACGACTGGCGGAACAATACGAGACTGAAGCACTGTACGAACGAAACGACGCAGGTGTTGTGGTTCTGGCAG GTGGTCGAGTCTTATAGCTCTGAGATGAGAGCCCGCCTGCTGCAGTTTGTGACGGGATCGTCGCGAGTTCCGCTGCAAGGATTCCGAGCGCTGCAAGGATCCACGGGAGCAGTGGGCCCGCGACTGTTCACCATTCACCTGACTGCCGACGTGCCCACGCAGAATCTGCCCAAGGCGCACACCTGCTTTAACCGGATCGATTTGCCGCCCTACGAGACCTACCAGCTGCTCTGCGACAAGCTGACGCAGGCCGTTGAGGAGACCTGCGGCTTTGCCGTGGAGTAG